Proteins from one Peromyscus eremicus chromosome 8a, PerEre_H2_v1, whole genome shotgun sequence genomic window:
- the LOC131916043 gene encoding immunity-related GTPase family M protein 3-like — protein MAFPDSRELCREHPMHSVIMCVHKVWKAFIHLVNMAKSLISGWFILKSDSEPSYSSQIIFSQEVSEKIDKAVKEGNLLNVIHVVSDIMQRMCGYQVRIAVTGDSGNGMSSFINALRLIGHEEEDSAPTGVVRTTQKPACYSSSSLSNVDLWDLPGTGVTAQSMENYLEEMEFDKYDLIIIIASEQFSSNHVKLAKAMQRMRKRFYVVWTKLDRDLGTSAHSEPQLMQSIQESIRENLQKEGMKVPPIFLVSSFEPSSHDFPKLRDTLKKDLSSIRYADSLEILSEICDKSIDRKAFSLKEGVPTNHLETPVSRMCDAADLEESLATYQKSFGVDDWSLQQVAQRTGTLEMGYRAMQFQDLHKMDWRLRLMMCFPVIMFLKGLAFPLWYGLWNSVVRGFRHRRLRIVIELVARDTKIFLRRVLKDRTLSP, from the exons ATGGCTTTCCCAGACAGCAGAGAGCTGTGTAGAGAGCATCCCATGCATTCAGTCATCATGTGTGTACACAAGGTCTGGAAG GCTTTTATACATTTAGTAAACATGGCAAAATCTCTCATCAGTGGATGGTTTATTCTCAAGAGTGATAGTGAGCCGTCCTATTCCAGCCAGATCATTTTCTCTCAAGAAGTCAGTGAGAAAATTGATAAAGCTGTGAAAGAGGGGAACCTGTTGAATGTGATCCATGTGGTCAGTGATATAATGCAGAGAATGTGTGGATACCAAGTAAGGATTGCTGTGACTGGGGACTCTGGCAATGGCATGTCATCCTTCATCAATGCCCTTAGGCTCATTGGACATGAGGAGGAGGATTCAGCTCCCACTGGGGTGGTGAGGACCACCCAGAAACCAGCCTGTTACTCCTCCTCCAGCTTATCCAATGTGGACCTGTGGGACCTGCCTGGCACAGGGGTCACAGCCCAGAGCATGGAGAACTACCTGGAGGAGATGGAGTTTGACAAATATGACCTTATCATCATCATCGCTTCTGAGCAGTTCAGTTCAAACCATGTGAAGCTGGCCAAAGCCATGCAGAGGATGAGAAAGAGGTTCTATGTCGTCTGGACAAAGCTGGACAGGGACCTCGGTACAAGTGCCCACTCAGAACCCCAGCTTATGCAGAGTATCCAAGAGAGTATCAGGGAGAACCTCCAGAAGGAGGGGATGAAGGTGCCCCCCATATTCCTGGTATCCAGCTTTGAGCCTTCATCACACGACTTCCCGAAGCTTAGAGACACACTGAAAAAAGACCTCTCCAGCATCAGGTACGCAGATTCCTTAGAGATCCTCTCTGAAATCTGCGACAAGAGCATCGACAGGAAGGCGTTCTCTCTGAAAGAAGGTGTGCCCACAAATCACCTGGAGACACCCGTGAGCCGCATGTGTGACGCTGCTGACCTTGAGGAGAGTCTGGCGACCTACCAGAAGTCCTTTGGTGTGGATGATTGGTCACTTCAGCAGGTGGCTCAGAGGACAGGGACACTGGAGATGGGCTACAGGGCCATGCAGTTCCAGGACTTGCACAAGATGGACTGGAGACTGAGACTCATGATGTGTTTTCCTGTTATCATGTTCCTCAAGGGTCTAGCATTCCCATTGTGGTATGGCTTGTGGAACTCTGTCGTCCGTGGCTTCAGACACCGGAGACTTCGGATTGTCATTGAACTAGTTGCTCGGGACACCAAGATCTTCTTGAGGAGAGTCCTGAAGGACAGGACCCTCTCTCCTTAA